One stretch of Roseibium sp. HPY-6 DNA includes these proteins:
- a CDS encoding S41 family peptidase: protein MKRSIFFFAAILYSTPSFSDLAPEFDGVWKTDGYGTLAEIKNGQVKFYQVAGEVCIAETTNAEAIAALVDNSELVLAQDGQLAKVQLPFAQHEIRANRLDRLPDTCRAPAENTPEGNFEAFAAYFEQNYPFFAVQGVDWQTMKATAREKLRPDTSERELFELFKEMIAPLRDGHINLAARIDNEYLRFEPHPGEKPRRLLEAASSQGISGQEALDAFLQPLWFDTIQNTILAGQGQIAGNQRIQYGILAGDTGYLALATVGFYDRRGASPEEEMAATDAIMEDVMQFFQKAGVRSVIIDLSMNYGGYSNLDGYAFVARAIAERFASEPVVAYTKYAADADNPVRTDVTLTPSNGTRFEGPVFVLTSNITVNAGEVLTLSLRALPNVTHVGEPTRGALSDSLDRTLPNGWHLSLANEVHVDSEGRFWEGRGITPHMPMDVFKNASPNENHVDLVMKLAAQN from the coding sequence ATGAAACGATCAATTTTTTTCTTCGCGGCAATCCTTTATTCGACGCCCTCATTCTCGGATCTGGCACCAGAATTCGACGGTGTATGGAAAACGGATGGCTACGGGACTTTGGCCGAGATAAAGAACGGACAGGTAAAATTCTACCAGGTCGCTGGCGAAGTCTGTATTGCCGAGACGACAAACGCGGAGGCAATTGCCGCGTTGGTTGACAACAGCGAGCTTGTTTTGGCGCAGGACGGTCAGCTTGCCAAAGTGCAGTTGCCTTTCGCCCAACATGAAATCCGGGCCAATCGGCTCGACAGACTCCCGGATACCTGCCGGGCTCCGGCCGAAAACACTCCGGAAGGCAACTTCGAGGCGTTCGCCGCATACTTTGAACAAAACTATCCCTTCTTTGCAGTTCAGGGCGTCGACTGGCAGACGATGAAAGCGACGGCTCGGGAAAAACTGAGACCTGACACGAGCGAACGCGAGCTGTTCGAGCTTTTCAAAGAAATGATCGCACCGCTCAGAGACGGACATATCAATCTCGCGGCGCGTATTGACAACGAATACCTTCGGTTTGAACCGCATCCGGGTGAAAAGCCAAGGCGGCTGCTTGAGGCAGCAAGCAGCCAGGGCATAAGCGGGCAAGAAGCGCTCGATGCGTTCCTGCAGCCCCTCTGGTTCGACACCATCCAAAACACCATTCTGGCCGGCCAGGGGCAAATTGCAGGCAACCAGCGGATCCAGTATGGCATCCTTGCGGGTGACACCGGGTACCTGGCGCTTGCAACAGTCGGGTTTTATGACCGCCGAGGCGCTTCTCCTGAGGAAGAAATGGCCGCGACGGATGCCATCATGGAAGATGTCATGCAGTTCTTCCAGAAGGCTGGCGTTCGATCCGTCATCATCGACCTCAGCATGAACTACGGTGGCTATAGCAACCTTGACGGATATGCGTTCGTCGCCCGTGCAATCGCGGAGCGCTTCGCCTCGGAACCAGTTGTGGCCTATACGAAATATGCAGCTGATGCCGACAACCCCGTCCGCACGGACGTTACCCTGACGCCCAGCAACGGAACAAGGTTCGAAGGGCCCGTTTTCGTATTGACCAGCAACATAACCGTCAATGCCGGAGAGGTCCTCACGCTGTCCCTGCGTGCCCTCCCCAATGTCACCCATGTGGGTGAACCCACACGGGGCGCCCTTTCAGACTCGCTTGATCGCACGCTGCCAAATGGTTGGCATCTGTCATTGGCAAACGAGGTTCACGTCGACAGCGAAGGCCGTTTCTGGGAAGGCCGCGGCATTACCCCTCACATGCCAATGGACGTCTTCAAGAACGCCTCGCCCAACGAAAACCACGTCGACCTTGTCATGAAACTCGCAGCGCAGAACTGA
- a CDS encoding AraC family transcriptional regulator, with protein METSQHLLVLISTMAMTVPLFAALCCLVQDSNKTLFRVLAAFFVAAAITELPTALHFIGLSPATMPLMDGLWSLAMASVMPLIWLYVWILTAEDDVLPKRFLPHLPVPGGAFLTLLAIVIYQVVSEFRIFGLTEDRLTGAAQTINLSYWFLEYVAIRLQWGIYILLIYVRLVAYRSRLKDLFASTEKRELRWIAVVTGIGASYWILSLISSLLSYAMPGYGGLPTLVHYVLNLIVQTIVAVWGLRQRPGLRPEGNAQPVSRQRYANSALTKEDADRIAAKLRKAMASDKLYLDPNLSLWALARHTGVSDNYISQVLNEELGQNFFDFVNGYRIEAAKARLSESDDTILTIALDAGFNSRSSFYTAFKKVTGQTPTAYRKAETGSEQMPSNLSV; from the coding sequence ATGGAAACTTCACAGCATTTGCTTGTGTTGATTTCGACAATGGCAATGACGGTGCCGCTCTTTGCAGCTCTGTGCTGCCTGGTGCAGGACAGCAACAAAACCCTGTTTCGCGTTCTTGCCGCCTTTTTTGTCGCCGCCGCAATCACCGAACTGCCGACGGCACTGCACTTTATTGGCTTATCCCCCGCCACGATGCCCTTGATGGATGGGCTTTGGTCGCTGGCCATGGCAAGCGTCATGCCCTTGATCTGGCTGTATGTCTGGATACTCACAGCGGAAGATGATGTACTACCGAAGCGCTTTCTTCCGCATCTGCCGGTGCCGGGCGGAGCCTTCCTGACCCTTCTTGCAATCGTGATTTACCAGGTGGTCTCCGAATTCCGTATCTTCGGCCTCACCGAAGACCGATTGACCGGCGCAGCGCAGACAATCAACCTGTCTTACTGGTTCCTGGAATACGTTGCGATCAGGCTCCAGTGGGGCATTTACATCCTGCTGATCTACGTCCGGCTCGTTGCCTATCGGTCGCGACTGAAAGACTTGTTTGCGAGCACCGAGAAAAGAGAGCTGCGCTGGATCGCTGTTGTTACCGGCATCGGCGCCTCGTATTGGATCCTGAGCCTGATTTCGTCGCTTCTTTCATATGCCATGCCGGGTTACGGCGGATTGCCGACACTCGTCCACTACGTTCTTAATCTGATTGTCCAGACAATTGTCGCCGTTTGGGGATTGAGGCAAAGGCCAGGATTGCGGCCTGAGGGAAATGCACAGCCTGTTTCCCGGCAAAGATACGCCAATTCGGCCCTCACAAAGGAAGATGCCGATCGCATCGCCGCGAAGCTGCGCAAAGCGATGGCCAGCGACAAGCTCTATCTCGATCCGAACCTATCGCTCTGGGCACTCGCCCGCCATACAGGCGTTAGCGATAACTATATTTCACAGGTGCTCAACGAAGAGCTTGGCCAGAATTTCTTTGATTTCGTCAACGGTTATCGCATTGAGGCGGCTAAGGCCCGCTTGAGCGAAAGCGACGATACGATACTGACCATCGCACTGGACGCCGGTTTCAATTCCCGGTCATCTTTCTACACTGCATTCAAGAAAGTTACCGGCCAGACCCCGACTGCGTACCGAAAGGCAGAAACGGGCTCAGAACAAATGCCGTCAAATTTGTCCGTTTGA
- a CDS encoding DUF4240 domain-containing protein: MINEIEITKTEVFRPRFDDISKDGDRLMEHVVELIHAGRLEKKKGVSAFDQYIKATDRRLMEAYFERALYAEIERYYCYGFEVAFSWPHSEMLQDIDRLTTAGQGQRAIRIWRHYLALMKQHYWQLIDVRRRGFKKAPYLQESEASQRAEWEAWTGRVPEYKRETLAMMDAARDCFERSGASPSQLSRLSAERAEVESEKRRRPEGKPDARKMDEDVFWEIIGSPEEGRPGEQIDALPDRLARFKATAIKSFDALLHEMDARAYRSDIWALAYLLNDGCSDDEFAGFRAWIILQGREIFEATLADPDSFDVSQAASGGGSGLSIWNAPLLAHEMRQGKPMKRKTFRLPDLGGNDLQEAGFEEALPRVAAAMNRR, encoded by the coding sequence ATGATCAACGAGATCGAAATCACGAAAACGGAAGTGTTTCGTCCCCGTTTCGACGATATCTCCAAAGATGGCGATCGGCTGATGGAGCATGTGGTTGAACTGATTCATGCCGGGCGGTTGGAGAAGAAGAAGGGTGTTTCGGCGTTCGATCAATACATCAAGGCCACAGACAGACGTCTAATGGAGGCATATTTCGAGCGGGCGCTCTATGCGGAAATCGAGCGCTACTACTGTTACGGTTTCGAAGTCGCATTCAGCTGGCCGCACTCGGAAATGCTGCAGGACATCGACCGACTGACAACTGCGGGGCAGGGGCAACGGGCCATCCGGATCTGGCGGCACTATCTGGCGCTGATGAAACAACACTATTGGCAGCTTATCGATGTGCGCAGGCGCGGGTTCAAGAAAGCGCCTTATCTGCAGGAAAGCGAAGCCTCGCAACGGGCCGAGTGGGAGGCGTGGACGGGTCGCGTTCCTGAATACAAACGAGAAACCCTTGCCATGATGGACGCAGCCCGGGACTGCTTTGAACGGTCCGGCGCAAGCCCCTCGCAACTGTCGCGACTGTCAGCGGAACGCGCCGAGGTCGAGAGCGAAAAGCGCAGGCGGCCGGAGGGCAAACCCGATGCGCGTAAAATGGACGAAGACGTTTTCTGGGAGATCATAGGATCGCCGGAAGAGGGCCGTCCCGGCGAGCAGATCGACGCCCTGCCGGACAGGCTGGCCAGGTTCAAGGCAACGGCCATCAAATCCTTCGACGCTCTGCTTCACGAGATGGACGCACGCGCTTACAGGAGTGATATCTGGGCGCTGGCGTATCTTTTGAACGATGGTTGTTCGGATGACGAATTTGCGGGCTTCAGAGCCTGGATCATTCTGCAGGGCCGTGAGATTTTCGAGGCGACGCTGGCCGATCCGGACTCGTTCGACGTGTCACAGGCCGCGTCCGGAGGCGGAAGCGGCCTTTCAATCTGGAATGCACCCTTGCTTGCGCACGAGATGCGCCAGGGAAAACCGATGAAACGCAAGACTTTCCGTTTGCCCGATCTGGGTGGAAATGACCTGCAAGAAGCGGGATTTGAGGAGGCCTTGCCACGCGTTGCGGCCGCGATGAACCGGCGGTGA